In Ruminiclostridium papyrosolvens DSM 2782, the following proteins share a genomic window:
- a CDS encoding bifunctional homocysteine S-methyltransferase/methylenetetrahydrofolate reductase, translating into MNIFSDRDYFLFDGAMGTYYSAKNKINTPCEFANISERENILNIHLEYIEAGANAIKTNTFGANRYSLGCQQSEVDRIIKSGYDIAVQACLGQDVAVFADIGPIPDGKGANVEEEYKKIVDVFLECGAKNFLFETFAGTDILTGIAAYIRLRLPETVIITSFAVYPDGYSKEGFFYIDIMEKMYASGLVDAVGFNCISGPAHMYRLIKKADIRGKNIIIMPNSGYPGSERGRTVYYDNSEYYAEKLVEIKNLGVKILGGCCGTTPRHIAAAAKLLTSPQSTEANTAISTHIETCELANESIIDKLIKNKKPILVEIDPPFDTNWEYMLRDALILKQAGADIITIADSPLAKARAESTIMAAKIQREVAIPVMPHITCRDKNLLGIKASLLGVHIEGIRNVLVITGDPIADIERSRIKGVFSFNSSNLANYIKSLNSNVFCGQDIKIAGALNVNAVNFGAELKKAFTKIENGISCFLTQAIYTKSAVENLLKAVETLNIPIFAGFMPIVSYKNAQFINNEVPGIDIDAEIIEKFRDKSREESEKLGMEITMDIVEKIYPHVSGFYLMTPLKRTGVICELIKKIKEL; encoded by the coding sequence ATGAATATATTCAGCGACAGAGATTATTTCCTTTTTGATGGTGCCATGGGTACCTATTATTCAGCAAAGAATAAAATCAATACTCCCTGTGAATTTGCCAATATCAGTGAAAGAGAAAATATTTTAAATATTCATTTGGAGTACATAGAAGCCGGTGCAAATGCAATTAAAACAAATACCTTTGGCGCAAACCGTTATTCACTGGGTTGTCAACAGTCAGAGGTTGACAGAATTATAAAATCGGGATATGACATTGCCGTACAAGCTTGCTTGGGACAAGATGTGGCGGTCTTTGCAGATATTGGCCCTATACCCGACGGAAAAGGAGCCAATGTAGAAGAAGAATATAAAAAAATCGTTGATGTTTTTCTTGAATGCGGTGCAAAAAACTTTCTGTTTGAAACCTTTGCGGGTACTGATATATTGACGGGGATTGCCGCCTATATAAGGTTACGTTTGCCTGAGACGGTGATTATTACTTCTTTCGCAGTTTATCCTGACGGCTATTCAAAAGAAGGTTTTTTTTATATTGATATAATGGAAAAAATGTATGCCAGCGGTCTTGTTGATGCGGTTGGTTTTAACTGTATCAGTGGCCCTGCCCATATGTACCGTTTGATTAAAAAAGCAGATATCAGAGGCAAAAACATTATTATAATGCCTAATTCGGGATATCCGGGCTCAGAGAGAGGCAGAACCGTTTATTATGACAATTCTGAGTACTATGCTGAAAAGCTTGTGGAAATAAAGAATCTGGGAGTTAAAATTCTGGGTGGCTGTTGCGGAACAACACCACGGCATATAGCAGCGGCTGCTAAGTTATTAACCAGCCCGCAATCTACTGAAGCCAATACAGCTATAAGTACTCATATAGAGACTTGTGAGCTTGCAAATGAGAGTATTATCGACAAACTGATTAAGAATAAAAAGCCTATACTTGTAGAAATAGACCCTCCCTTTGATACTAATTGGGAGTACATGCTGAGGGATGCGCTTATTCTTAAACAAGCAGGGGCAGATATAATTACTATTGCTGATTCACCTCTGGCAAAAGCAAGGGCTGAGAGTACCATTATGGCTGCAAAAATACAGAGAGAAGTTGCCATACCCGTTATGCCTCATATAACCTGCAGGGATAAAAATCTTCTGGGAATAAAGGCGTCCCTTTTGGGGGTGCATATAGAAGGAATACGAAACGTGCTTGTTATTACAGGTGACCCTATTGCCGATATTGAACGAAGCAGGATAAAAGGAGTTTTCAGTTTTAATTCTTCCAATCTTGCAAACTATATTAAAAGCTTAAATAGCAATGTTTTTTGCGGACAGGACATTAAAATAGCCGGAGCGTTAAATGTAAATGCAGTAAATTTTGGTGCTGAGTTAAAAAAGGCTTTCACTAAAATCGAAAACGGCATCAGTTGTTTCCTCACTCAGGCAATTTACACAAAAAGTGCCGTTGAAAATTTACTAAAAGCGGTTGAAACCCTGAATATACCTATATTTGCCGGATTTATGCCAATTGTGAGCTACAAAAATGCTCAATTTATAAATAATGAGGTTCCCGGAATAGATATAGATGCAGAAATCATAGAAAAATTCCGGGACAAAAGCCGTGAAGAATCAGAAAAGTTAGGAATGGAGATTACGATGGATATTGTTGAGAAAATTTATCCTCATGTTTCCGGCTTTTATCTTATGACTCCACTTAAAAGAACAGGTGTAATATGTGAATTGATTAAAAAGATTAAGGAGTTATAA